GGGCGTCTATATTGCCCACCGCGAAGCGCGGCGGAAGTTGTCATAAGAGGAAGCGGAACCTCGGCCATGAAAACGGATGTTTTGCACGAACCCCTCGGCGCTTTTTGCCGCGAAACCCATGTGGCGCTTAACGGCGCCAAGTCGGGGCCGCTAAGTGGCCTCGATTTTGGCGCCAAAGACGTGTTCGACGTCGCCGGCCATAAGAGCGCCTGCGGCAGCCCCGATTGGCTCGCCAGCCATGCGCCGGCCGAGACAACGGCGTCCACCCTGCAAACCTTGTTGGATGCCGGCGCCGATCTCATCGGCAAGACCCACACCGACGAAATCACCTATAGCCTGATGGGCGAAAACGCGCATTACGGCACGCCGGTCAATGTCAACGCGGTGGGCCGTATTCCCGGGGGCTCGTCGAGCGGCTCGGCGGCGGCGGTGGCCGGCAGTCTCGTCGATTTCGCCGTCGGTACGGATTGCGGCGGCTCGGTGCGCTTGCCGGCATCTTTTTGTGGCATTTATGGCTTTCGCCCAAGCCATGGTCGCATCGCGCTCGACGGCTGCATGCCGTTGGCATCGAGCTTCGACACCTTCGGCTGGTTCGCGCGCGATGCGGGAACGCTGGCGCGCGTCGGTGAGGTGCTGCTTGAGGAAACGCCGCGTGCCATGCGCCCGAAACAGCTGCTCATCGCAACCGATGGCTTCGAGTCCGCCGGACCCGATGTGGCGGCGGCGCTCACCGGTGCAGTGGATCGGGTGCGGACGTTGATCGGCAATGATCAGCCGGCGGTCATCGCTGGCGACGGGCTCGCCGCTTGTTTCGCGATCTTTCGCACACTGCAAGGTGCGGAGATCTGGGCCAACCATAAGGAATGGGTCGAACGCACGCGGCCGAGCTTCGGCCCCGGTGTCCGCGAGCGTTTCGCATGGGCGTCGACGGTATCCGAAGCTGATGTGGCGATGGCCAAGAAACGCCGCGAATTGTTTTCCGAGCGGGTATACAATTTGCTGTCCGATGGCTCGGTGTTGTGCCTGCCGACGTCGCCCGGCATCGCGCCGAAGCGCGGCGCCGCGGGGGCCGAGTTGGATGATTTCAGGGGTCGGGCGATGGCTCTTTTATGTGCCGCTGGCCTGGCAGGATTGCCGCAAATATCGCTGCCGCTGGCCAGCCTCGATAATTGCCCCCTCGGGCTGTCGCTCGTGGGGCGTCGCGGCTCTGATATGGAACTGCTCACACTGGCCGAGGATTTGGCCGCCGAACTCTGATTGGGAGATAATATTAATGCTCGAAACACCGCCGATTCTGACCATCCAGCGCAATTTCGCGCGCCCCGATCCCGCTAAGGTCGCGAAGCTGGTGGGCGCGCTCACCGGAAATATCGCTGATTGCCTAGGCGGGCGCGGTGCGCTCGATCCGGTCATTAAGCCGATACCGGATTCACCGGCTGGCATGCGGGCTGTCGTCGGCCCGGCGTTTCCTTGTCTAAATGCGCCTTCGGATCAGCTCGGCGCCATGGCGGCGCTGGCCCACGCCCAACCCGGCGATGTGATTGTTGCCGCGACGGAGGCGTACACCGGCACTGCCGTGGTCGGCGATTTAATGCTCGGCATGGCGCGCAACCGCGGTGTCATCGGCTTGGTGACGGACGGCGCGGTGCGTGATCTCGGCGGTATCTTCAAGGTCGGCCTGCCGGTGTTTTGCGCCGCCGTTAATCCCGATTCGCCGTCGCGCACCGGTCCCGGCAGCGCCGGCCTGGCGGTCCATATCGGCGGCACCACCGTCCATCCCGGCGATATCGTCGTCGCCGATAGCGATGGCGTGGTGATCGTGCCGATGGCCTTGCTCGATATGGTTATCGAAAAGCTCCGGCAGGTGCTCGTTGCCGAAGCGGAAATGGAAGCCAAAGTGGAGGGCGGCCTCAAAATACCTGATTCTTGGAGCGCCCTGTTCGCCTCCGACCAAGTGCGCTATCTGGATTAAACGCTTGCGCCGAATGTGTCGATCCTGGGGAGTCGCGCTGGCGCTAGGTGTGCTGGCGCTGTGTGTGTTTGCGCTCGCCGCGCCGGCATTCTCTGGAGAGTTGAAATTAACCATATTGCACACTAATGACGTGCATAGTCGCCTCGCCGCAACACCCCCCTTCGGCTCTGCATGCAATGCCCAACATATCAGTGAAAACAAATGCTTAGGCGGCGCCGCGCGCCACGCCAGTGCGATAAATTCGATCCGCGCTGAAGGCGGCAATGTGGTGCTGCTCGATGCCGGCGACCAGTTCCAGGGAACGCTATTTTTCACCTACTATAGCGGCCAAGCCGCCGCCCAAGTGATGAACCGTCTCGGCTATGACGCCATGGCGGTCGGCAATCACGAATTCGACAACGGCCCCGCAACCCTGGCCCGCTTCGCCGGGCGCATCGACTTCCCTTTGCTGGCAGCCAACATGGATGTCTCCGCCGATACCCAACTCGCCGGACGCGTCGCTCCCTGGACGGTGCTCGAGTTTGGCGGCGAGAAGTTAGGCGTGATCGGCCTGATCACCGAGGAGACGCCGAGCATTTCCAGCCCCGGCCGCCATATTCAGTTTGCCGATTTGACCGAATCCCTAAAAGAAGCGGTGGCTGCCTTGCAGCGCATGGGAATCGACAAGATCATTGCCCTTGGCCATGTTGGCTATTGGCGCGATATGGATTTGGCGCGCGCCGTTGACGGCATCGACATCATCGTTGGCGGCCATTCGCATACTTATTTGTCGAGCGACGACCCAACCGCCGCCGGGCCCTATCCGACTCTGGTGACATCACCCGGCGGCGAAACGGTGCTGGTCGTCCAGGCCTATCAATGGAGCCGATATCTCGGCCGGCTGGATGTCTCCTTCGACGCCGTTGGGCGGCTCAGCGCCTGGCACGGCGCGCCGATTCTGATGGACAACAATATCCCGGAGGAGCCCAGCGTCGCCGCCCTGGTGGCCAAGCTGAATGAGCCGTTACACGAAATCAGAAACGAAGTGGTCGGCGCCTCTGCCAGAGCGCTTAGCAACGAAACCTGTCGCAACGGCGAATGCGCGCTCGGCAATATGCTGGCCGATATCATGCTGTGGCGCACCGCCAGTGAAGGCAGCGAGATAGCCATCGCGAATGGCGGTGGCATTCGCGCCGGAGTGCCGGCCGGAGCGGTTACCCGGGGCGATGTCTTGCAGGTTCTCCCCTTTGGCAACACGCTGGCCACGTTCGGGTTGCGCGGCCGCGATGTGGTGAAGGCGCTGGAGATAGGCCTATCACGGCCCGGCAGCGGCGCCTTTCCGCAAGTGGCGGGTTTGCGCTTCGTTGGGACCCGTCGCGCTTGGCGGGCGATCGGGTGCGCCAGGCCGAAATCCGTGGCGCCGACGGCACCTATGCGCCGCTCGACCAAACCCGGATTTACCGCGTGGTGAGCAATAATTTTCTGCGCCGTGGCGGCGACGGTTACGTAGTGCTGCGCGACAATGCGATAGAAGCTTATGATTTCGGCCCGGTGCTCGCTGATTCGGCGGTGGCCTATCTTAATGCGCGTTCCCCCGTCGCCCCTAAATTAGAAGGCAGAATCTCGCGCGCAGACGAATAAGGTTGATCGCGGATTTGTCGTTCTATTTGGCGGCAAGGCTTTTTAAGAGCGCCGTTGCTTCGCCGCGCAATACTTCGCCGAAAGCGCTCTGCACCGGTATGGCCAGGGCGGTGTCGAGCTGTTCCCGGGCGAGCGCCGCATTGCTCTCACTGTCCAGTTCTAGAATGGCTCTCGCGAACTCGATGCGAATTTGCGCATCTGCCGGCGAAATCCGTAACGCCTCGGCGTAATGGGCGAAGACTTCTTCCTCTTCGGCGCCGTAAATCATGCGCCCAAGAAGGCCTGAATTATTGATAATCGCTGCGTGCCAATTGGCCAGAAGCATATGTGCCGAGGCATTGTCTGGCTCCAACGCCAACGCTGCGTCGATTTGATCGCGCACTTTGCTCGCCAGGCCTTCGCTGATCGCTTCCACGACGCCAATCTGCTGTGAATAGCGCCCCAGCGCATGGGCGTTCTGCACGCGTACAAAGGCGTTGTTGGGGTCGAGTTCCAGCGCCGCCGCCGCCATTTCAATGGCGCCTTCAAAGAGCGCCAGCCGCTCCTCTTCGGGCGCTAGATAATGGCCGTAATAGCACGTAATTTGCGTCGCCAGCGCCAGGCCGTCGGCATTGCCCGCGGCACGCGCCTTGTCCGCTGCTGGCAAATATTCTCCGGACGTAAAGAGGGCCCGTGCGTCGCCGAGCATATTCTCATTGTCGGCGCGCGCGACTGTTGCCGCGGAGATAAATAAGGCCATAATTGCAGCGGCGAGAAGAACTGAGCGCATGGCGCCATCGTAGCAGGAATTGCCAATGTGGCGAGTAAGTATGCGCAGGTTCAGATTGAAATGGTGACAATCACCCTCTTGTGCAGCGTTGCCAGAGGGACGCCGTCGAGGAGAGAATAAATGTGGTTTTTGGTGCGCTGGTTGGTGATAGCCGGAATAGGAATAGGAATTATGACGTCTAACGCAAACGCTCGTGATCTTGAAAATACGATTTATCTCGATCTAAAGGATGGTCGCGTGGTGATTGAGCTCCGCCCTGACCTTGCGCCGAACCATGTGGCGCGGATCAAAGAGCTGACCCGGGAAGGCTTTTACGATGGTTTGAAGTTTCACCGTGTGATTGACGGCTTCATGGCGCAAACCGGCGATCCAGACGGGCGGGGAACCGGCGGCTCTGGCAAAAATATTAAGGCCGAATTCTCCTCAGAAACCCATGTGCGCGGCACCGTTTCGATGGCGCGTTCGCAACAGCCCGACAGTGCCGATAGCCAATTTTTCATTGTCTTCGCGCCGTCAAAATGGCTGGACGGGCAATATACCGTTTGGGGCCAGGTGAGCGAAGGCATGGATTTCGTCGATAAGATCAAGAAGGGCAAAGGTGACAGCGGCGGGGTGAAGGATCCCGACGTTATCGTCCGTATGCAGGTCGCCGCCGACGCGGAATAGCGGCCGGGCGCTGCCAAAAGACCGACCGGCTAGAACGCGCCCGGAAAACGACCACCGTCGATCACCAGATTCTGTCCCGTGATATAGCCGGCGCTCGCCGCGCATAGAAAGGCGCAGGCTTCTCCAAACTCTTCCGGGTCGCCGAAGCGCTTGGCGGGGACCACCTCGGCGCGTTCGGCGATGGCTTCCTCTCGGCTCAAGCCACGCTCGTCCATGGCCTGCTTCAGCGCCGCGTTGTGCCGATCTGTCAGGAAGAAACCCGGCAGAATATTGTTTATCGTGACATTGTGCGCGGCCACTTTTGGCGCCACGCCGGCCAGGAACGAGGTGAGGCCGGCACGCGCCGCACTTGACAGATCGAGCCCGGGAATCGGCATCACCACTGAAATCGAGGTGATATTGACGATGCGCCCGAATTTGCGTTCGGCCATGCCGTCGATAATTTTTTGAATCAATTCTATTGGTGTGATCATGTTCATGATGACGCCGTCAACCATGGCTTCGCGGTCAAGTTCGCGGAAATCCTTGAACGGCGGCCCGCCATTGTTGTTGACCAAAATATCTGGATTTGGACAGGCATCGAGAAGCGCGCGCTGTCCCTCCAGCGTGCTGATATCGGCGCGCACCGCGGTGACAGAAACATCAGAAAGATTTTTTATGTCGCGCGCAGTAGCCGCGAGCGCGTCCTCATCACGCCCGTTGATCACCACGGAAACGCCGTTTCGTGCCAAGGAAATGGCACAGGCGCGCCCCAGCCCCTTGCTCGATGCGCAGACGATCGCCTGCTTGCCTTTGATGCCGAGATCCATGTGTTCACCCTATAGGTTAATGTTGATCAGGGGCCAAGGCACTGTGATCGCCGCACGGACGGCGCGCTCCGGATCACAATCATGCGTGACCGGCGCGCGAAAGACGCACATCACGGAATCGCCGATATGCTTGTCGACCGCTCTTTTTGTGGCCTTTGTGTTGGCGACAGGCCTCTTGAACACATCATGTAGGATCATTTAGTGCGTGACTAGCCCTGAGATTTACGGTGGGATCGCTGTGAGTTTAGGACGCGCAATTGAAGGCGGAGAGAGAAATATGATGCGGAGTTATGCAGCGGTTCTTTTAGTATTGGTGTTGTGCTTTGGCCTGAGCGCGGCGCTCTGGGCCGGGGAAGCTGATGTGCTCAACGCCGAGGCGCAGCGGAGCGCGGACGGCACATTTCGCTTTAGCGTCACGCTTCAGCATGACGATAGCGGCTGGGATCACTACGCAGATCGTTGGGAAGTGCTGGCCCCGAACGGCACACTGTTGGCGGAGCGGGTGCTGCTGCATCCGCATGTCGGGGAGCAGCCATTTACGCGCAGCCTGTCAGGTGTCGAAATTTCGCCGACGATTAGGGAAGTCATTATCCGGGGCGGCGATTCGGAGCATGGATTTGGCGGCGCCGAACTGCATTTGGCGCTGCCTGAATAGCAGCGTGAGATTAGGCGTCTTGGCGAAACCCGAGAACGGGAAAGCGTGCCGGTCCGTCGCCAGCCGGCTCGCAATGTCGCCAATGGTCGACAATTCGTTGTGCTCGCGAGCGCGACAAGGCGTCGAACAACACTGAGGCTGGTGCCAGGCAGACTTCGTCCAATGTGGGTGCGCAGCAAAGCGTCAACGCCTCGAATGCGTTTCGCGTCAAACCAAGGGACCGGCACAATATCGCAAGTGCAGCGGTGTCGGGTGCGGCCAGAAAGCGCGAGACAAGAGATTCGGGAAGCGCCGACAGGCTTGCTAAATAGCCGCTGAGCGGTCGCACGGCATCGGCTTCGAAGATGGTGCATGTCTGAGCGAGGAGGTCGAATTCGCGAGATCCGCTGAGGCCCACCCAAGGAGGGCGGTGCGTCGGCTGTTGGATCGAAAGTAACCGTCCGGCGACGCCGCCCTACCCCAGGACGGAGGTCCCTGTTACGCTGATGCTTCAGCGTAACGCCACGGCATGAGATCGTCGAGTTTGGTGATTTTATGCTCGGCGATGCGGCCCAGAACATCGGTCAACCAGGCTTGCGGATCAACACCGTTGAGTTTCGCCGTTTCGATCAACGTGTAGGCGATGGCGGCTGATTTGCCGCCGCCCTCGGACCCCATGAAGAGATAATTCTTACGACCCAAAGCGATGGGCCGCATGGACCGCTCGGCGGTGTTGTTGTCCAATTCCAGAAAGCCGTGATCGAGCCACGGGCGCAGCTTCTTCATGCGTGTCAGGGCATAGCGAATAGCACCGGCCAGCGGGGATTTGCCGGATATCCGGGTCAGTTGGGCGTGCAGCCATGCTTCCAGGTCGTCGAAGATGGCTTTGGATCTGGACTGCCTGGCCTTCACCCGTTGGTCGGGCGGTTGGCCCCGGACTTCCTTTTCCACGCCATAGAGTTTGGCGATACGTTTTATGGCCTCTTCGGCAATGGCCGATCCCTGGGCTTTGTGAATATCGACGAACTTACGGCGGATATGAGCCATGCAGGCGACTTCGGTAACTTTGCCCGTGCGGTAGAGGTCATTGAACCCGGCATAGCCGTCGGCATGCATGAAGCCCTCGTAGGCGGCCAGATGTTCGCTTGGGCGAACACCCTTTCTGTCCGGCGAGAACCGATACCATGCGGCGGGATGGGCTTCTCTGCCCCAGGGCCGTTCATCGCGGACATAGGCCCAAAGCCGGGCGGTCTTGGTTTTGCCAGAACCCGGAGCCAGTAACTTCACCGGCGTATCATCGGCGAAGAGAGCCTGGCCCTTCTGAACATGGCTCCCAATGGCCTCCGCTAAACGCTCAAGCAGCGCGGTGGATTTACCAACCCAGTCGGCCAGGGTGGAGCGATCCAGATCAACGCCATCGCGATTGTATATCTGACTTTGCCGGTACAACGGTAAGTGATCGCCATATTTGGAAACCAACACATGAGCCAGAAGACCCGGACCCGGACGGCCCCGCTCGATGGGCCGCCACGGCAGAGCCGCTTGATGGAAGGCCTCACAGCAGGTGCAGGCCATGCGCGGACGTACGATCCGGTTCACGACAAAGCGTCCGGGGATATATTCTAATTCCTCCGTGACATCTTCCCCAAGTGTCTTTAGCGAACCGCCGCAGTCCCCACAGCAATCGCCCGGTGACAGTGTTGTCTCGTTGCGCGGGAGATGACCGGGCAGCGGCTTACGCCGGGGCTTGCCCTTTGGCGCTACCTCCTGATCGGTATCGGCGTCGTCTGGCTCGGGGTCTTGCGCGGAGGCGGCAATCTCTTCGTCTTCCAGCGTTAATGCCAATTGGTCCAGGGCCTCGGAGCTCGACCCGAAGCGATGCTGGCGCATCCCGGCCAATTGATGCCTGAGCTTCTCAATCAACAACGCCTGGAACTTCACTTCCGAGGCCAGCGAGGTCACCAAACCCTTCAAGGCGGCAGGTTCATTGGGGAGGTTTTGGGCGTTGTCGAGCATACCTGTAATCTATCAGGTGCGGTCTCGCATTGGAATCCCAAGACACTGATAAACCTTTGCCGTGACACGATTTTACGCATCATTACCCCGCCGTCAGGGGGCGCCACGTTCGTTGCGGCATGCGCCAGTCGATCCCTTCCAACAGCATCGCCAATTGCGCGCTCCCGATCACAAGTTTGCCGTCCGACGGCGACGGCCACACGAACCGGCCACGCTCCAGGCGTTTGCTGAACAAACACGCCCCCTGGCCATCCCACCAGATCACCTTAATCAGATCCCCCCGGCGGCCCCGGAACACAAACAGGTGGCCGGAATACGGATCGCGATCAAGCACCGTCTCGGCCAGCGCCGAAAGACCCGCGAACCCCTTGCGCATGTCCGTGACACCGCACGCCAACCAGACCTTTGTCGATGCCGGAACCGGGATCATGAAGCCAAACCCCGTACAAGACGGCAGAGCGCATCGGGATCATATGCGCCGCTTACGTTGATGCGATGGCCCGTGGGTAGAACAATCTCGACCTGTGATTCAGACGCCCCAGAGCTAATGACCGGCGTCTCAATAATCGGAGCGTCGATGACAGGCAGATCAATGACAGCCTTCGATGCGACCACCTCTACCAGAAGAAATGATGCGTTGAGTTCTTCTTCCGGCGGCGGATTGAAACGTGGCTCACGGAGCCATTTGAAAACCAGATTAGCATTCACATCGTAGCGACGGGCAACCTGTGAAACCGAAACACCTGGAACCCGCGTCTGCGTTACAATCCGGATCTTCTCAACGTCTTCCCACCGCCGACGAATTCGTCGCTTCTTCAGCATCCGTAAATCCACTTGGTGTCCACCAACGATAGTGGACACTATCACCCACCATCAGGCAGAAACCTTCGCAGAAATCGACGCCGTCAAATAGGGCGGGTTCCCCGGACGCTTACGGTGCGGCTCAAGAAACGGCTGGATGTGATGCGGGAAGCCAAGCGTTGGGAACGGCAACTGCCGAGGCTGATTGAGCAGCAAATGATGCGGTCAGATGGACTTTAGCGGTAAAAACAGACGATTTGTGGCTGTGCTTAATTTAGTGAAGCCGAAACCTTGGTAAAACGCTTCAGCGTCTGCGTTCAAGGCGTCGACAACCATGGCGTAAACAGCGATCTCATCACTAAGGGCAAGTGTTCGTTTTATGGCGTCGGCTAAGAGGACCTTTCCAAAGCCTGCGCCCTGAGATTTTGTGCTGACCGCTAGTCGACCGATCAACGCAGCCGGGACGGGGTGCTTGGGTAGTCTTTTGGCAATGTCACTTGGCAGAGAAGAAAGATCAATCGAAAGGGCGCTTAGTGTGTAATAGCCGAGAACCGTTTGGTCGTCTGCTACGGAGCGAAGGACAAAAATTCTGGCAATGCGTCTCTTGGTATCTTGAGAAGCCTGTCGATGGAGATAGGTGTCGAGTTCATCGGTGCCACAAGAAAAAGCCGCTCGGTTATGTTTTTTCCCAAGCGGCTCAATCACCAAGTCTGGCTTATCCGTCATTTAGAAACAACGCGCTGATCATGCTCATTAAGAGCCGCGAACAGTTTGGTGTTGAATTTGACCGGTTTAGATAACGCATTAAAGAAAGTCTCAGCATCCCGCTTGCTGAGGGTCATGGTTTCATGCTCATGGATTGTCTGTTCTGCAGACGCCAGAGCGCTTGCGAGAATAAATTTACTAACCGTTTTGCCCTCAAATGAGGCCGCGCGCTCAATGGTGTGTTTGGCATCATCATTGAGACGCAGGTTAACGCGTTGGGTTTTTGAAATCGCTGTTGCCGTCATGGCTTTGATCCTTTTCTTGCTAATTCTATTTGTACGTCAAAACGGTGCCTTTTTCAAGGAATTTATAAATGAGCAGAACAGAACGGATTCTTGAGGCTATCAAAACTCTGCTCATAACCGTGCCGAACGCCAAGATCGAGCGCAACACTGCCGTACCAGAGAAAATCCCAACCGGCGGCTTGATTGTGCTGCGCGATGGCGATCCGGGTGAACCCGAGACCGCGCTTGGGGGCTTTGGCGTTGTTTACTACAGCCACGGCATCGAGATCGAACTCTACATTGAAGATGGCAACGCAACAGCCCGCGATGCAGCCTTTGATGGCTTAGTACAGGCGATCGGCACCGCTCTGGAGGCTGAGCCCACCCTCGGCGGTCTTGCTTTCGGTATGACCTATGGCCGCCCGGAAATTAATACCGAAGCGGTGGCAGGAGCCCCGGCCATCAAGTCCGGTGTGATGACCGTAACCGTCGAATACGAAACAACCAGCCCATTGGGTTAATTCCTTGGGCTGAGCGCAACTCAACAACAGGAGACGTTTATGTCGCGAGCCTATGGTTCGAGCGCAACACTGCTGCTCAAACGAGAAACCACCTACGGCACACCGTCGCCAATATCATCGACCGCTTCGTTGAGACCGACGATGAAAAGAAAGCTGCGGAGATCATTAAGGCCAAGATGATGA
The sequence above is a segment of the Pseudomonadota bacterium genome. Coding sequences within it:
- a CDS encoding amidase, whose protein sequence is MKTDVLHEPLGAFCRETHVALNGAKSGPLSGLDFGAKDVFDVAGHKSACGSPDWLASHAPAETTASTLQTLLDAGADLIGKTHTDEITYSLMGENAHYGTPVNVNAVGRIPGGSSSGSAAAVAGSLVDFAVGTDCGGSVRLPASFCGIYGFRPSHGRIALDGCMPLASSFDTFGWFARDAGTLARVGEVLLEETPRAMRPKQLLIATDGFESAGPDVAAALTGAVDRVRTLIGNDQPAVIAGDGLAACFAIFRTLQGAEIWANHKEWVERTRPSFGPGVRERFAWASTVSEADVAMAKKRRELFSERVYNLLSDGSVLCLPTSPGIAPKRGAAGAELDDFRGRAMALLCAAGLAGLPQISLPLASLDNCPLGLSLVGRRGSDMELLTLAEDLAAEL
- a CDS encoding bifunctional metallophosphatase/5'-nucleotidase, translated to MCRSWGVALALGVLALCVFALAAPAFSGELKLTILHTNDVHSRLAATPPFGSACNAQHISENKCLGGAARHASAINSIRAEGGNVVLLDAGDQFQGTLFFTYYSGQAAAQVMNRLGYDAMAVGNHEFDNGPATLARFAGRIDFPLLAANMDVSADTQLAGRVAPWTVLEFGGEKLGVIGLITEETPSISSPGRHIQFADLTESLKEAVAALQRMGIDKIIALGHVGYWRDMDLARAVDGIDIIVGGHSHTYLSSDDPTAAGPYPTLVTSPGGETVLVVQAYQWSRYLGRLDVSFDAVGRLSAWHGAPILMDNNIPEEPSVAALVAKLNEPLHEIRNEVVGASARALSNETCRNGECALGNMLADIMLWRTASEGSEIAIANGGGIRAGVPAGAVTRGDVLQVLPFGNTLATFGLRGRDVVKALEIGLSRPGSGAFPQVAGLRFVGTRRAWRAIGCARPKSVAPTAPMRRSTKPGFTAW
- a CDS encoding peptidylprolyl isomerase; the protein is MTSNANARDLENTIYLDLKDGRVVIELRPDLAPNHVARIKELTREGFYDGLKFHRVIDGFMAQTGDPDGRGTGGSGKNIKAEFSSETHVRGTVSMARSQQPDSADSQFFIVFAPSKWLDGQYTVWGQVSEGMDFVDKIKKGKGDSGGVKDPDVIVRMQVAADAE
- a CDS encoding SDR family oxidoreductase, translated to MDLGIKGKQAIVCASSKGLGRACAISLARNGVSVVINGRDEDALAATARDIKNLSDVSVTAVRADISTLEGQRALLDACPNPDILVNNNGGPPFKDFRELDREAMVDGVIMNMITPIELIQKIIDGMAERKFGRIVNITSISVVMPIPGLDLSSAARAGLTSFLAGVAPKVAAHNVTINNILPGFFLTDRHNAALKQAMDERGLSREEAIAERAEVVPAKRFGDPEEFGEACAFLCAASAGYITGQNLVIDGGRFPGAF
- a CDS encoding IS66 family transposase; translation: MLDNAQNLPNEPAALKGLVTSLASEVKFQALLIEKLRHQLAGMRQHRFGSSSEALDQLALTLEDEEIAASAQDPEPDDADTDQEVAPKGKPRRKPLPGHLPRNETTLSPGDCCGDCGGSLKTLGEDVTEELEYIPGRFVVNRIVRPRMACTCCEAFHQAALPWRPIERGRPGPGLLAHVLVSKYGDHLPLYRQSQIYNRDGVDLDRSTLADWVGKSTALLERLAEAIGSHVQKGQALFADDTPVKLLAPGSGKTKTARLWAYVRDERPWGREAHPAAWYRFSPDRKGVRPSEHLAAYEGFMHADGYAGFNDLYRTGKVTEVACMAHIRRKFVDIHKAQGSAIAEEAIKRIAKLYGVEKEVRGQPPDQRVKARQSRSKAIFDDLEAWLHAQLTRISGKSPLAGAIRYALTRMKKLRPWLDHGFLELDNNTAERSMRPIALGRKNYLFMGSEGGGKSAAIAYTLIETAKLNGVDPQAWLTDVLGRIAEHKITKLDDLMPWRYAEASA
- the tnpB gene encoding IS66 family insertion sequence element accessory protein TnpB (TnpB, as the term is used for proteins encoded by IS66 family insertion elements, is considered an accessory protein, since TnpC, encoded by a neighboring gene, is a DDE family transposase.) yields the protein MIPVPASTKVWLACGVTDMRKGFAGLSALAETVLDRDPYSGHLFVFRGRRGDLIKVIWWDGQGACLFSKRLERGRFVWPSPSDGKLVIGSAQLAMLLEGIDWRMPQRTWRPLTAG
- a CDS encoding GNAT family N-acetyltransferase — translated: MTDKPDLVIEPLGKKHNRAAFSCGTDELDTYLHRQASQDTKRRIARIFVLRSVADDQTVLGYYTLSALSIDLSSLPSDIAKRLPKHPVPAALIGRLAVSTKSQGAGFGKVLLADAIKRTLALSDEIAVYAMVVDALNADAEAFYQGFGFTKLSTATNRLFLPLKSI
- a CDS encoding DUF1778 domain-containing protein, with amino-acid sequence MTATAISKTQRVNLRLNDDAKHTIERAASFEGKTVSKFILASALASAEQTIHEHETMTLSKRDAETFFNALSKPVKFNTKLFAALNEHDQRVVSK
- a CDS encoding acyl-CoA transferase, which translates into the protein MSRTERILEAIKTLLITVPNAKIERNTAVPEKIPTGGLIVLRDGDPGEPETALGGFGVVYYSHGIEIELYIEDGNATARDAAFDGLVQAIGTALEAEPTLGGLAFGMTYGRPEINTEAVAGAPAIKSGVMTVTVEYETTSPLG